The DNA sequence TGAACCTGCCGAAGAAGGCGAAGTTCGCCACCCCGGCCTACCAGTCCATCGAGGGCAGTCAGGCCACCCTGCTGAGTTCGCCCGACGGAGGTTCGCTGGTACGGATCATCGCAGGCGGCATCGACGGTCACACCGGCCCGGGGTCGACCCACACACCGATCACGTTGGCTCACGCCACCATCGAGCCGGGCGCGGCCTTGAACCTGCCGTGGAACCGCGACTTCAACGCACTTGTCTACGTCCTGTCCGGGCGCGGCACCGTGGGACCCGTGGGAAATCCCATTCAGCAGGGCCAGCTCGCAGTCCTCGGACCCGGTGACCGGATCTCCATCTCGGCTGCGCAGCAACAGGACTCGAACCGTCCCGCGCTAGAGGTGCTGCTGCTCGGCGGTCGCCCGATCCGTGAGCCGGTGTTCCAGTACGGGCCGTTCGTGATGAACTCCCGCGCCGAACTCATCGAGGCGATGGACGACTTCAACGCCGGCAAGTTCGGCCACATCCCGCCGGGCGCGCTCATGCCGCACACCTCGGGAGCCTGACACCACAAAGGGTTGACACATTGGTCCAAGTGTCTCACTGTTGAGACATGCGGGCCAATGTGTCATATCCAGCCGAGTTCACCCTGCGCTCTGGGCAGACATGGCGCGAACCCTGGGCGATGTACACGGCGCTGCGTGACCGCGACCCGGTCCACCGCGTCCGTACCGACCGCCGCGACCGCGACTTCTGGGTGCTCACCCGACACGCCGACGTCAGCCGCGCCGCCGACGACTGGCGCACCTTCACCTCCACCGCAGGCCTCACCGTCACCTATGGCGAACTCGAGAGCCTCGGCCTCGTCGACAATCCGCCCATGGTGATGCAGGATCCGCCTGCGCACACCGAGTTCCGCAAACTGGTGTCCCGCGGATTCACCCCGAAACAGGTCACCGATGTCGAGCCGGCGGTGCGTCAATTCGTCACCGAGCGCCTCGATGATCTGATCGACGCAGACGGCGGTGACATCGTCACAGACCTCTTCAAGCCGCTGCCGTCCATGGTCGTCGCGCATTATCTGGGCGTTCCGGACTCCGACCGCCGGGCATTCGACGGCTGGACCGAGGCGATCGTCGGCGCCGACACCTCCGATCTGGCGAAGGCAGGCGAGGCCGCATCGGCGGCAGTCGTGGAGCTGATGGGGTATTTCAGCACGCTGATCGCCTATCGGCGAGAACATCCCGGCGACGACACCGTGTCGCATCTGGTGAGGGCGGGAGTCGGCGAGGACGGCAACACTGAGGGGTTGCTGTCGATCCTCGCCTTCGCCTTCACCATGGTCACCGGGGGTAACGACACCACCACCGGAGTGTTGGGCGGCGCCACCGCGCTACTCGGCGAACACCAGGGACCACGGCGCGAACTGGCAGACGATCCTGGGCTCATCACCGGGGCGATCGAAGAGTTCCTCCGTCTCACCTCACCGGTCCAGGGCTTGGCCCGGACCACCACCGTCGACACCGAGTTCGAGACGGATGCCGGGCCGGTGACCATTCCGGCGGGCCGCAAGGTCTTGCTCTGTTACGGCGCGGCCAATCGCGATCCGCGGGTCTACGGTGACGACGCGGACCAACTCGACATCCATCGACGCCCCCGTCAGATACTCACGTTCAGCAGAGGCGGTCACCACTGCCTCGGAGCGGCGGCTGCGCGGATGCAGGTCCGGGTGACGCTGGAAGAGCTGCTGAGGCGCTGCCCCGACTTCGAGGTCGACGCCGATTCGATCACCTACGCCAAGGGCAACTACGTACGACGTCCGACCAGACTGGTTGTGCGGACCAACCGATGACGGCCGCCTCCTGGCTGGGCGAGAGCCGATCGGCCATCGCTGCCGGCCGCATACTCGACGTAGCGGCCGAACTGTTCGCCGAGCACGGGGTGGATGCGGTCAACATGAACCAGATCTCGGCGGCCGCCGGATGCTCGCGGGCCACGCTCTACCGCTACTTCCCGTCCCGCGCCGAACTGCAGATGGCCTTCGTCGAACGCGAGGCCCGTGCGCTCTCCCGGCGGATCGCCGCGCGTGTGAGCGACGTCGCCGAGCCGGCACAGCGGACCACCGACGCGATCGTCGCCGCGGTCGAGGCAGTGCGCGCCGACCCGGTGTTGCACTCCTGGTTTCGCCCCGGCTCGGCAAGCGTGGCGGCCGAACTCGGATCGTCGTCCGAGCTGATCAAGAAGATCGTCACGGCGTTTTTCTCCGACGACTCCGCACGCGGCTCGGCAAACGACTCCGCAGGCCCGAGCGCCGACGAAGCGCTGCGAGCGCAGTTCATCGTACGAATGATCCTGTCGCTGTTGACAACTCCCGGCACCGACGCAGCCGAGGAGCGCGCGGTCATCGAACGGTTCGTGACGCCGGCCGTGGTGGCGCCAGGCTGATTTCGCTTCGCTGTCGGTAACGGTTATCATTAGCGTCTACCCGATGGAGCCCCCGCCTTGATGAGGCGGCCATCGTCTCGACGTGAAAGGTCACCTCCCGATGCGCACCTGGTCCCGACCCCTGGCGGTTGCCGCCGCCGTCTCCCTCACCGCCGCCCTGGCGGCCGGATGCTCCTCGGATGACGGGGGCACCACCGCCGACGGCAAGGTGTCCATCGTGGCTTCCACCGACGTCTGGGGTTCGGTCGCCGCTGCGGTCGCCGGCGACAAGGCCGAGGTGACGTCGTTGTACAACTCCCCCACCGGAGACCCTCACGAGTTCGAACCGAACGCACAGGACACGGCCAAGGTCTCCGAAGCGGGTGTGGTGGTCCTCAACGGCGGGCACTACGACACCTACATGGAGGACGCGCCCAAGAGTTCCGGTGCGGTCGTGATCAACGCCTTCGAACTCGCCGAGAGTGGGCACGAAGAACCGGGCCACGAGGAAGCCGGCCATGAAGAAGCGGGCCACGAAGACGCGGGCCACGAAGACAGCGGCACCGAGGAGTCCGGCCACGATCACGGAGCGGGTGGGGCCAACGAGCACGTCTTCTATGACCTCGCGGTCGCGGGACTCGTCGCCGACGAGGTCGCCGAGGCCCTGTCAGAGAAAGACAGCGCCAACGCGCAGACGTACCGCGACAACGTCACCGAGTTCAACAAGCGGCTCGACGAACTGACCGCCCAGGTTGCCGCCATCAAGACTGCGAACCCCGATGCCCCGGTGGCCCAGACCGAACCGCTTGCCTACTACCTGTTGCTCGACGCCGGACTCAAAGATGTCACCCCCGCCGGTCTGCAGGACGCGGTCGAGGCCGGGCAGTCGCCGTCGGCCCGCGACATCGCGGCCACCCAGGATCTGCTGCGGGGACGCCAGGTGCGCGCCCTCATCTACAACACACAGGCAGTCGACGAGGGCACCAAGGCACTTCTCGACATCGCGAACAGCTCGGGCGTGCCCGTGGTCGACTTCACCGAGACCCTGCCCGCCGGGACCACCGACTACATCGAATGGCAGAAGGCTAATGTTGAGGCTCTGACGTCCGCCCTGGCGTCCGATACGACGACTCCCTGATCGACCTCGTGATCGACCAGACCGACACCAAGCAGTTAGCGCAGTTCATGACCCAGCCCGAACCGGCATCACTCCTGGACAACAGCGGTGCCGCCGTCACGATCAGCGGCGCGCGCCTGAAGTTCGGGCAGCGGGTGCTGTGGGACGAGTTCGACCTGACCGTGGCCCCCGGTGAGTTCATCGCGATCCTCGGGCCCAACGGGTCGGGCAAGACCTCTCTGCTCAAGACACTACTGGGCCAGTACCAGCTGAACGCGGGAACGGTTGCGGTGCAAGGCCGCAGCCTGCGCGCCGGCGACAGCACCATCGGTTACATCCCGCAGCAGCAGACCCACGACGAAGGTGTGCCACTGCGCGGAAGGGACCTCGTCGGCCTCGGTGTGGACGGCCAGGCGTGGGGCATCGGGTGGCGAAACCGCAAGCGCCGCAACGCTCTTGTCGACGATGCGATCGCCCAGGTCGACGCACGTGAGTTCGCGGACGCCCCTTTGGGGCTGCTCAGCGGTGGCGAGCAGCAGCGGCTTCGGGTGGCGCAGGCACTGTCGGGCGATCCTTCGGTGTTGCTCTGCGACGAGCCGCTACTCAGTCTCGACCCAGCCAACCAGAGCCGGGTGGCCGCACTGATCGACCGCCGTCGCCGCGACCACGGAACCGCTGTCCTGTTCGTCACCCACGAGATCAACCCGATCCTCCCGTACGTCGATAGGGTCGTCTACCTCGTCGACGGCCGATTCCGCATAGGGACACCGGCGCAGGTGATGACGTCAGACACCCTCAGCGAGCTGTACCAGACGCGTGTCGACGTCCTGGAGGTGCAGGGCCGACTGATCGTCGTCGGCGCCGACGAATCCGCCTGCCACGGTGACCATGTGTCCGCCGACCTCGACCACCTGTCCACCCGCGATGTCGAGGTCAAGGAATGAAGGCCCAGTGGTCGGACTTCTTCGACTTCGACGCCACGATGAACCTGCTCTCCTACGACTTCGTCCAGCAGGCGCTGGTGGCGACCGCACTTCTCGGCATCCTCGGCGGCGTCCTGGGCCCGATGGTCGTGAGCCGTCAGATGTCGTTTGCCGTCCACGGCACCAGTGAGTTGTCGTTCACCGGAGCCGCTGCTGCTCTGCTGTTCGGCTTCAGCGTCAACCTCGGTGGTGTGATCGGGGCGATCGTCGCGGCCGTCATCTTCGGCTTACTGGGTAACCGTGTGCGCGAACGTGATTCGGTGATCGGCGTCGTGATGGCATTCGGCCTCGGACTGGCGGTGCTGTTCATCGCGCTCAACCCGGGCCGCATCGGAACCGGATTCAACCTGCTCGCCGGGCAGGCCATCAATGCGGGCACCCAGGGCGCCGAGGCCGTGGTCATCACCACTGTCGTCGTGATCGCGGCGATGGCTGTCATCTATCGGCCGCTGCTGTTCGCAAGCACCGACCCCCGCGTGGCCGAGGCCCGTGGAGTGCCGATGCGGCTGCTCTCGGTGGTGTTCGCGGTGCTGCTGGGCGCGGCTGTGGCCCAGAGTGTGCAGATCATCGGCGCCCTTCTGGTGATGTCGCTGCTGATCACCCCGGCCGCAGCCGCCATGCGCGTGTCGTCGAACCCCACGGTCGTGCTGGGGCTGTCCATCTTGTTCGCCGAGATCGCCGCGGTCGGCGGTATCGTCTTGTCGCTGGCGCCGGGGCTGCCGGTCTCCGCCTTCGTCACCACCATCTCGTTTGTCATCTACCTGGTGTGCCGTGTGGTCGGCTCCAAACGGTCCGCCGGCTCTGGGCGCCGACGGGTTCCCACCTCCAGCAAACCGCTGCTCGGCACCAGTTTCTGAGACTTTTTGTCCCGCTGGATCGAACCTGCTCGGCAAGGGCACGCCAGATCGACCGATCGCCTAAGCTCTCATTTCGGGTGACGCTGTAGCGCGCGGCCCGGACCGGAAGGCAGGCGATGCGGTATCAGTTGCTCGGACCGCTGTCTGTGGTCCGTCGCGCCGACCACTCGCAGGTCGTGGAGCTCGGGTCACCCAAGCAGCGGATGGTGCTGGCGCTGTTGCTTCTCAATCGCGGCACCGTCGTCTCCATCGACCGGCTGTCCGACGCGATCTGGGGAGAAGACGCACCCCCGAGCGCCACCTCCAGCCTGCAGGCCTACATCTCGAATCTGCGCCGGGCGCTGCGTAACGACGCGGTCGGCACCTCACCCATCCGGCGGCAGTCGAACGGGTACATCTTCGAGATCTACGATTCCGAACTCGACATCGACGAGTTCCTGGACCTCGCCAATTCGGCCCGCCAGGCCTCCGACCGCGAGGACTGGGCGCCGGCCCTCGAGACGTCCGATCGTGCTCTGGGCATGTGGCGCGGACGGCTGCTCGACGGTTTCGGTGACGAGAGCTGGGTGCAGACCGAGGCGGCCGGACTCGAAGAACTCCGCAGTGGGTGCCGGGAGAACCGGATCACCGCGCTCCTGGCGCTGGGGCGCGTTCCCCAGGCCCTCGCCGATGTGGTGGCACTGCAGACCGAGCAGCCCTATCGCGATCGCAGTTGCTGGCTGCACATGATGGCGCTGCACCGGGCGGGCCGCTCGGCCGAAGCCCTCGATGTGTTCACCGAACACGCGCGCAGACTCGACGACGATCTCGGACTCGAACCGAGCTCCGAACTGCGCGAGTTGCAAGGCGCGATCCTGCGCCACGACCCGGAGTTGGCCGCGTGGCCCCGTAAACCCAGCTGGTCCGGGGCCAGCGAGATCCGTTCACCCGAACCCGAGGCTGTCCCGGATCAGCCGGCCCAGGCCTCGACTGCCGCATCGAACGGCAAACTCGTGGGCCGCGCGCGCGAGATCGACCACATCGGCCGGCTGCTCGGTGAGGTGGTCGCGGGGAACACGCGCTGGCTCATCCTGATCGGCCCGCCGGGCATTGGAAAGACACGCCTCGCCCACGAGGCCGCCCAGCGGATGC is a window from the Williamsia sp. DF01-3 genome containing:
- a CDS encoding metal ABC transporter ATP-binding protein is translated as MTQPEPASLLDNSGAAVTISGARLKFGQRVLWDEFDLTVAPGEFIAILGPNGSGKTSLLKTLLGQYQLNAGTVAVQGRSLRAGDSTIGYIPQQQTHDEGVPLRGRDLVGLGVDGQAWGIGWRNRKRRNALVDDAIAQVDAREFADAPLGLLSGGEQQRLRVAQALSGDPSVLLCDEPLLSLDPANQSRVAALIDRRRRDHGTAVLFVTHEINPILPYVDRVVYLVDGRFRIGTPAQVMTSDTLSELYQTRVDVLEVQGRLIVVGADESACHGDHVSADLDHLSTRDVEVKE
- a CDS encoding metal ABC transporter solute-binding protein, Zn/Mn family, with translation MRTWSRPLAVAAAVSLTAALAAGCSSDDGGTTADGKVSIVASTDVWGSVAAAVAGDKAEVTSLYNSPTGDPHEFEPNAQDTAKVSEAGVVVLNGGHYDTYMEDAPKSSGAVVINAFELAESGHEEPGHEEAGHEEAGHEDAGHEDSGTEESGHDHGAGGANEHVFYDLAVAGLVADEVAEALSEKDSANAQTYRDNVTEFNKRLDELTAQVAAIKTANPDAPVAQTEPLAYYLLLDAGLKDVTPAGLQDAVEAGQSPSARDIAATQDLLRGRQVRALIYNTQAVDEGTKALLDIANSSGVPVVDFTETLPAGTTDYIEWQKANVEALTSALASDTTTP
- a CDS encoding BTAD domain-containing putative transcriptional regulator — protein: MRYQLLGPLSVVRRADHSQVVELGSPKQRMVLALLLLNRGTVVSIDRLSDAIWGEDAPPSATSSLQAYISNLRRALRNDAVGTSPIRRQSNGYIFEIYDSELDIDEFLDLANSARQASDREDWAPALETSDRALGMWRGRLLDGFGDESWVQTEAAGLEELRSGCRENRITALLALGRVPQALADVVALQTEQPYRDRSCWLHMMALHRAGRSAEALDVFTEHARRLDDDLGLEPSSELRELQGAILRHDPELAAWPRKPSWSGASEIRSPEPEAVPDQPAQASTAASNGKLVGRAREIDHIGRLLGEVVAGNTRWLILIGPPGIGKTRLAHEAAQRMQALGGRAVWARNPEEGAPAWWPARQLVEALGCDPAEILTTQDGVDADTARFTTYDRVQRVIEQSSATTPLAVVIDDAQWADAMSVGALASMATAVHGHPVGFIITLREGEHGTALGGSSARSPAEVAIVRSSCRHWPMTMPQHWPMRSPTKPCPTRRSPA
- a CDS encoding metal ABC transporter permease, whose protein sequence is MKAQWSDFFDFDATMNLLSYDFVQQALVATALLGILGGVLGPMVVSRQMSFAVHGTSELSFTGAAAALLFGFSVNLGGVIGAIVAAVIFGLLGNRVRERDSVIGVVMAFGLGLAVLFIALNPGRIGTGFNLLAGQAINAGTQGAEAVVITTVVVIAAMAVIYRPLLFASTDPRVAEARGVPMRLLSVVFAVLLGAAVAQSVQIIGALLVMSLLITPAAAAMRVSSNPTVVLGLSILFAEIAAVGGIVLSLAPGLPVSAFVTTISFVIYLVCRVVGSKRSAGSGRRRVPTSSKPLLGTSF
- a CDS encoding cytochrome P450, which produces MRANVSYPAEFTLRSGQTWREPWAMYTALRDRDPVHRVRTDRRDRDFWVLTRHADVSRAADDWRTFTSTAGLTVTYGELESLGLVDNPPMVMQDPPAHTEFRKLVSRGFTPKQVTDVEPAVRQFVTERLDDLIDADGGDIVTDLFKPLPSMVVAHYLGVPDSDRRAFDGWTEAIVGADTSDLAKAGEAASAAVVELMGYFSTLIAYRREHPGDDTVSHLVRAGVGEDGNTEGLLSILAFAFTMVTGGNDTTTGVLGGATALLGEHQGPRRELADDPGLITGAIEEFLRLTSPVQGLARTTTVDTEFETDAGPVTIPAGRKVLLCYGAANRDPRVYGDDADQLDIHRRPRQILTFSRGGHHCLGAAAARMQVRVTLEELLRRCPDFEVDADSITYAKGNYVRRPTRLVVRTNR
- a CDS encoding TetR/AcrR family transcriptional regulator; the protein is MTAASWLGESRSAIAAGRILDVAAELFAEHGVDAVNMNQISAAAGCSRATLYRYFPSRAELQMAFVEREARALSRRIAARVSDVAEPAQRTTDAIVAAVEAVRADPVLHSWFRPGSASVAAELGSSSELIKKIVTAFFSDDSARGSANDSAGPSADEALRAQFIVRMILSLLTTPGTDAAEERAVIERFVTPAVVAPG
- a CDS encoding pirin family protein, which produces MPAVTADTLTLPRIAGPVATDTERPVRSVTTGPRGYEGEGFPVVRAFAGVSKTDLDPFVHMDQMGEVEYEPGEPRGTSWHPHRGFETVTYMIDGRFAHQDSHGGGGLIEDGATQWMTAGSGILHIETPPAELVESGGLFHGVQLWVNLPKKAKFATPAYQSIEGSQATLLSSPDGGSLVRIIAGGIDGHTGPGSTHTPITLAHATIEPGAALNLPWNRDFNALVYVLSGRGTVGPVGNPIQQGQLAVLGPGDRISISAAQQQDSNRPALEVLLLGGRPIREPVFQYGPFVMNSRAELIEAMDDFNAGKFGHIPPGALMPHTSGA